GCTGACTCTGTATTTGCCCATTGCGCGTGACAAAGTGCGATATCTTCGGTGCCGGGTTTACAACTGAGATCGGGAACCGCCAGCCATGTTCCATCGCCGCAGCGAGCCCGTGACTTGCTTTTCATTGAAAGGGTGCCTGACGGAAGCAAACCCGCAGTTATTGTTGCCTGACAAATTTGTTTGCCTTTTGATAGGCGGATGTTGCCTTTACCATTCGTGATTTGTACGCGCATGGCTGGCAGGTTGTCGTTATCTCGTTCGACATACTGGGCTTGCCAGTTTCCGTTCAAAAACTTGATTGATCCCGCTTTAATAGAATTGGGGAACATGACCAGTGCATTCTCAACAACCGGAACGGCCTGCGGTGCCGCTTTATGTGTGATGGCGACGGTCGCGTGTTCTAGCGGCAACGTTGGCGTGAAAATAGTTTCTGGCTCAAACCGTTGCTCACTGGCGTGCTGAGGGACTTCAACGGTGTGAACCGGTAAGTTAATTTTGTTGAACGCTTTAATACTCAGCGCTTCATTGTTTGACGATGACGGTTTTGAAGATAAATCATCAGGTGCGACAGGCGCTGTCGCAAAGATAAAGGACAGTGATATTGCGGCAATGCCAACGAAGGAGATAGTGGCCAATCCATAATAGAAAGGGCGTTTACTGTCTCTACGCTGAGGCATGGGCTGAGCGATTTCTGATGTATCAGGCATCTTTTCTTGCTCAACAGGTAGGGGTTTAGGGCTGTCTTCTGGTGGCACAACGGCAGGCACTCGTTCTGCTTTTGGTGGTATCAACTGCGCGCGATGACGTTCGCTCAAGATAAGATTATCCAGCGCATGTTGAGCGGGAGGCTGAGCCGGGTCAGTAAACCCCCAGAATGCGATAACGGGCTTCCCATTTTGCAGCCAAATGTATTGAGCGCTAGGGAATTGAAAAACATGCTTGAGCAGCATGGCAAGCATCCGCAGTGTCAGGTTCTCTGCATTTGTGGCGAGTGTACGCAACGCTTCAACTTTGGCGCGGCAGTGCAGTAGATCGTCGAGTGCTTGTTGACGAAGTGAAGCGTTGGCGCTTGCCCATGGTGTCACCGCGCCACGACGAGGCGCGTACCAATCGATACGCTCGCCTTCATGATGGCATTGCGGAATTGCCAGACAATCTGCGACGGCTTGTAACCCGCGTAAGCGTAATGCTTCTCGTATTTGTAATGCTGAATCAAATACTAGCTGGCCATTTTCGCCCAATGCCAAATAATGGCTACGCACGCCACTTCGCAGTAATGGTTTTACCACGTTATTTATCCCGTTATTAACGATGAAAGTGAAATAAGAATCGTGGGCTATTTTAACGGATTTTGATTGAGAAATAAGGTGAGCGGAGAGGGCGAAAAGCAGAAGGAAATAGTGCTAATTATCACGTTGGCAGGTAAATTGTTATTTAAAATAACAATTTAATAAAATAATTAATGTGTATATTGCAACGTGTAAAATAGATTCTAGCTTTGATTTCCTCTTTATTGGTTGAAAATTATAAAAAAAGCTTCCAATCAAAGTGGTAACTGGAAGCTGCGAGTACGACTAAATTGAAATATTATAAACACGACCAGAGGTTTTATGTTCAGTTTGCCCATCAGACTCATACAATGAATTCATCATGCCGGAGTCTTTAACGAGTTTTTTAAACTCCTGAACTTTCTGCATGTGCCTTTCAAGGAGTAAATAGCTTTTATAATTGAGCTCTTTTAGGTTTTTTGTTTTTAGCGTAATTGTTTTCCAGACGTTGGCAAGTCTAGAGTTCCCTGAGTAGGGGGCTGTAACATTCCCCTTGCTCTCAATTTGCCGACGTTGTGTATCAAAGTAATTAATAGCTGATAGTAAGCGACTCTTACTATCAGCAATACACTGGAGTGTCACCGGATTAACTTTAAGGAGACTAAGTTGCTTTATTTCCTCCACCAGAACTTCTTCCTGTTCGTTCAAGAGTTCCTGCAACTTTATTAATGTAATTAATAATTTATCCATGATTCTTAATCATTAAGCTGAGTAGGAGAATTCGAAAATTTCATTTATTAAACATTGGGCGATCTTATCCGTATCAATGGTTAATTGCCCTGTTGATATTTGCGCTTTAATGGTGTTCACGCGCTCCATATCGATATCGCGACTGGTGTCCGTTTTTACTTGCTGAGTCACCTGACTCAGTTTGACCTGGGTAGCTGATTCTTTATCTGTTTCCACCGCAGGTAACGCTGCAGATTCACTTTTCTGGCGTAATAACACATCCTGTTGTGTTGCAGTGACAGGCCGCATTTGGTCTATTCGTTCGATTGCCATTTTCATTCTCCACCTTAGATGGGTAGTCCTGACTCGTTATTAAATACATCGGCGTCGTAAAAAATAACTGAAGTTAGTTTTTCATTTTTATTGTGACTTGTTTTGGCCCAGTGACCTTTCCAGATAACAGTTGGCCGTAACCTGTACGAAAGCGTAGGGTGTCATTCAGTGCTGCATTATCCAAAGCTTTACCGACGGTGACTATCTGAAACCCGCTCCCTATAGAGATAACACTGATTTCTTCCCCCGTCCGTACTGACCACTGTTTCCGTAACTGGCTCGCCGTAAAGGGTTGGCCTGCCTTAATCATACGGGTCGGAATTTTATCGGTTATTTGCTGCGGGGCAAAAATGAGGTCAGAGGCCAAATTGTCTAGTGACCCATCACGCTCCTCCATATCGCTCATTTTGATTGGCTGCCCAGGCTGAATAGTCTGCTTTGCGACCCAATAACGGCCGGTAGTTTTAACATTCACACGCACAAAGTGGCGTTTTGCACCACATTTTGCCAATACCGTCAGGTTGCCGGAAAACCGCTGCGTTTGCCCACTAAAAGATAATTCTGGATTGCTGCAGATAGCCTCTAATTGCTTATCTGATACCAACATTAAAGACGCTAATTTGGGCGCGTATTCCCCTACAGATTTATATTTATCAGTGACCATCATGCGTATTCTTTCTTCTAATGGCAGCATTGCATCAGACGCTGATGGCATCGGAAGATAGAAGCCCACAGTGAGTAAATATAAATTTCGTATAAACCTAAAGTACACGATGACTTTTGCCTTTTCATTAAACGATATGAATGAGAATGTTTCATGATTAAACTTTTCTCTCTATATTATACAGCAGGTGAGTCATTTATCGTTTTGGCTAATGGCGGCGAAACTGCGCTTACTTATCATGATGGTTATTTCAATTTGTATCTCTGTACTGAATTATGATGATGCGATAAAAAATAAGCCCGATAAAAGCTGTTATTTATGTCTAGTTTTCAGAGTTTAGATTTTCTCCTTTCTCTCATAAACTATTAAGCATGAATTAAATGATACAGCCAGCGTTTGGACGTTATTATGCTTGATAAACTCGATAATGAACTTCGTTTCCAGCAAGGGGCATTGCAATTACTGTCACAACGACAAGATATTCTTGCTTCCAATATCGCTAACGTAGATACACCTGGATATCTTGCAAGAGATATTGATTTTTCTCAACAGTTAAAAGATGCCGTCGAAAATAATATTAAAACGACGGGCGATGTCTCATTAACCCTGACATCCGGCAAACATATTCCGGCTATTGCACCAAGCATTAATAATGACCAATTGCTTTATCGTATTCCAGATCAGCCGAGTGCAGACGGTAATACTGTCGATATGGATCGCGAGCGCGTCAATTTTGCTGATAACACCATTAAATATCAGACAAGCCTGACCATTCTTAGCTCACAACTTAAAAATATGATGAGTGTTATCAACCAAGGTTAATTACCCCTATGTCCTTGTTTAGTATTTTTGATATTTCCGGCTCTGCGATGTCTGCACAGTCGAAACGGCTCAATGTCAGCGCCAGTAATATGGCCAATGCCGATAGCGTAGCAGGCCCAGATGGGCAGCCCTACAAAGCACGGCAGGTGATATTTCAAGTGGATGCCGCAGCGGGTCAGGATATCGGCGGCGTAAAAGTCAGCGATGTGATTGAGACCGATGCGCCCGACCGTTTGGTGTACGAACCAGGCAATCCTTTTGCTAACGAAAATGGTTACGTGCGGATGCCGAACGTCGATGTCGTCGGCGAAATGGTGAATACCTTATCGGCTTCAAGCAGCTATCAGGCAAACGTTGAAGTGATGAATACCGCAAAAACACTGATGTTGAAAACACTGACATTAGGACAATAAGGAAAATTTAAATGGCCGTCTCTCCCGTCACGACCAACAGTGCCGCAACTGCCAACTCAGGTAGTTTGGGTAATACGTCGGATGAGCTGTTAAACAGCTTTATGACCCTACTCGTGGCCCAGATGCAAAATCAGGACCCGACCAATCCAATGGACAATAACCAGCTGACCTCTCAGTTGGCTCAATTCCAGACAGCCGCTGGCATCGAGAAATTAAATAATACCGTCTACGCGGTAGGGGCGATGGTCGGCAGTATGCAGCAGATGAACGCCGCTGACTGGGTGGGCCGTTCAGTGTTAGTCGAAGGCAAACCCTCGGTGTCAACCAGTGAAGGTGGGAATCAAGAGCTCGCATTCTCGTTGGGGAGTGATTGCGAGAAAGTCACCGTGACGCTAACCGATGATCAAGGCAATGCCTACGTTGGCACGCTGAAAGATGTTAAAGCCGGAGTGAACACTTACACACTGGATGACCTCACTGATTTCCAACCAGCAGACCCTCGTGAACAAGCTGATACCACCTTTACCGTGACCTATTCCGCCATGACCGAAGGTGGCGATGCGCCAACGATTGTGGCGTTGAAACGAGCACAAGTTGAAAGCGTCTCCTTTACGCCATCTGGTGCCGTGTTGCAGTTGGGAATAGAGGGTACAGCCATGTTAGGTGAAGTTTACCTCGTCCAGTAACAGATGAAAGTAACGACATATATTAACCCCCTCAGGAAGATAAGTTATGAGTTTTTCGCAAGGTCTTAGTGGCTTAAATGCCGCTTCTCAAGCGCTGGATGTGGTGGGCAATAACATTGCCAACTCACAGACGGTTGGCTTTAAATCAGGTTCCATTGCTTTTGCCGATGTTTTTGCCGGTTCCCAAGTGGGGATGGGCGTACAGGTTGCTGGTGTTAATCAGAATTTCAGCGATGGCGTTCTAGGGATGGGCAACAGTGAACTGGATATGGGCATTCAAGGTGACGGCTTTTTCCGCCTAGTGAATGATGCAGGAAACGTTTTCTATAGCCGCAACGGTCAATTCAAGAAGGATGAAAACGGCTATATCATTAATAATCAGGGGATGTTCCTGACGGGTTACCAAGCAACAGGCACGCCACCGACTATCGAGCAAGGCGCCGCAGTTGGGCCGATTCAAATTCCAACAGAGCAGATGCCAGCACGCGCTTCGGACGCGGGAACCATGAACGGTAACCTCGATTCTGGCTCGAAAACTATTGATCAGACTGAGTATCCCTTCGATCCTAAAGACGGCAATAGCTACACTCAGGTCACCCAAGTCGATGCTTACGACAGCCTCGGCAATAAGCACACCATTAATGTCTATTACGTTAAGACCGACGATAACGAGTGGAAAGCCTACTCGACCGACACCACATCCCCTGGCACCCCCGCTTGGCAGGAAACATCGCTTTCCTTTGATACCTCCGGCCAATTGACGACCGCTCCGGCAAAATTGAACGTACAGGGAGAGGGCTACAACGGCGCAAACGGTCTTAATTTTGACTTAGATCTGGCTGGGATGACACAGCAAGCCTCTGCTACAGAAATGAAAAGTCCTTCCACCACGGGCTATGCCCCTGGACAAATGAATGGTTACACCATCGGTGATAACGGCGAGGTTATTGCTTCTTACAGCAATGGTCAGCGCCAGACAGTTGGGCAGATTCTTTTAAGCAACTTTACTAACCCAGGTGGGCTGTCATCTGAAGGTAATAACTGCTGGAGCGAAACGCCTGCCTCTGGTCAGCCAACGATCGGTATTTCCGGTTCAGGAAGCTTGGGCAAGCTTTATGGTAATCGGCTCGAGGCTTCGAATGTGGATTTGAGCCAAGAGATGGTCAACATGATCGTCTTCCAGCGTAACTATCAGTCCAACTCCCAAACCATCCGAACCCAGTCTGAGCTCTTGCAGACGCTGGTGAATATAAGTTGATGAAATAACCCTATGGATCACGCCATATACACCGCTTTGGGCGGCGCAAATGCCGCCCTGAATCGCCAAGCTGTGACCAGTAACAACTTGGCAAACGCCACAACCAACGGATTTCGGGCTCAGATTTCGGCTTATCGCGCTGTACCGGTTAATGGGCCTACCGTCGAAACGCGAACCTTAGTCGTGGAATCGACCCCAGGGGTGGATTCCACCATGGGGGCCATTAACACCACCGGTCGCGCGCTTGATGTCGCACTCCCACAGGATGGCTGGCTGGCAGTTGAACTCCCCAACGGAGGGGAAGGCTATACGCGTAACGGTAACATCGAGGTGGATAGTGAAGGCCAATTGCGGGTGCGCGGATTGCCCCTGATGGGCGATGGAGGAGCACTGACTGTTCCTCCCCAGTCAGCACTTACTATCGCTTCTGACGGGACTATTACTGCTCTTGGTGCGGGAGATGAACCCTCATCGTTGGCACTGGTTGGGCGCATTAAGTTAGTCACTGCCGAAGCAAAAGCATTAGTGCACGGCGATGATGGTTTGTTCCACACACCGGCGGGTGAAGTGGCGACCTTGCCAGCCGATCCCGATCAACAGCTGATGGCGGGTGCGCTAGAGAGTAGCAATGTGAGCCCAGTGAAATCGATGGTCGATATGATCTCCACCGCTCGAAACTTTGATATGCATATGAAGGTTATCAGCAGCGTCGATAACAACGAA
The window above is part of the Yersinia massiliensis genome. Proteins encoded here:
- a CDS encoding SrfA family protein, which codes for MVKPLLRSGVRSHYLALGENGQLVFDSALQIREALRLRGLQAVADCLAIPQCHHEGERIDWYAPRRGAVTPWASANASLRQQALDDLLHCRAKVEALRTLATNAENLTLRMLAMLLKHVFQFPSAQYIWLQNGKPVIAFWGFTDPAQPPAQHALDNLILSERHRAQLIPPKAERVPAVVPPEDSPKPLPVEQEKMPDTSEIAQPMPQRRDSKRPFYYGLATISFVGIAAISLSFIFATAPVAPDDLSSKPSSSNNEALSIKAFNKINLPVHTVEVPQHASEQRFEPETIFTPTLPLEHATVAITHKAAPQAVPVVENALVMFPNSIKAGSIKFLNGNWQAQYVERDNDNLPAMRVQITNGKGNIRLSKGKQICQATITAGLLPSGTLSMKSKSRARCGDGTWLAVPDLSCKPGTEDIALCHAQWANTESASLTFKKVNG
- a CDS encoding flagella synthesis protein FlgN, with amino-acid sequence MDKLLITLIKLQELLNEQEEVLVEEIKQLSLLKVNPVTLQCIADSKSRLLSAINYFDTQRRQIESKGNVTAPYSGNSRLANVWKTITLKTKNLKELNYKSYLLLERHMQKVQEFKKLVKDSGMMNSLYESDGQTEHKTSGRVYNISI
- the flgM gene encoding flagellar biosynthesis anti-sigma factor FlgM; amino-acid sequence: MAIERIDQMRPVTATQQDVLLRQKSESAALPAVETDKESATQVKLSQVTQQVKTDTSRDIDMERVNTIKAQISTGQLTIDTDKIAQCLINEIFEFSYSA
- the flgA gene encoding flagellar basal body P-ring formation chaperone FlgA translates to MPSASDAMLPLEERIRMMVTDKYKSVGEYAPKLASLMLVSDKQLEAICSNPELSFSGQTQRFSGNLTVLAKCGAKRHFVRVNVKTTGRYWVAKQTIQPGQPIKMSDMEERDGSLDNLASDLIFAPQQITDKIPTRMIKAGQPFTASQLRKQWSVRTGEEISVISIGSGFQIVTVGKALDNAALNDTLRFRTGYGQLLSGKVTGPKQVTIKMKN
- the flgB gene encoding flagellar basal body rod protein FlgB; protein product: MLDKLDNELRFQQGALQLLSQRQDILASNIANVDTPGYLARDIDFSQQLKDAVENNIKTTGDVSLTLTSGKHIPAIAPSINNDQLLYRIPDQPSADGNTVDMDRERVNFADNTIKYQTSLTILSSQLKNMMSVINQG
- the flgC gene encoding flagellar basal body rod protein FlgC, which codes for MSLFSIFDISGSAMSAQSKRLNVSASNMANADSVAGPDGQPYKARQVIFQVDAAAGQDIGGVKVSDVIETDAPDRLVYEPGNPFANENGYVRMPNVDVVGEMVNTLSASSSYQANVEVMNTAKTLMLKTLTLGQ
- a CDS encoding flagellar hook assembly protein FlgD — encoded protein: MAVSPVTTNSAATANSGSLGNTSDELLNSFMTLLVAQMQNQDPTNPMDNNQLTSQLAQFQTAAGIEKLNNTVYAVGAMVGSMQQMNAADWVGRSVLVEGKPSVSTSEGGNQELAFSLGSDCEKVTVTLTDDQGNAYVGTLKDVKAGVNTYTLDDLTDFQPADPREQADTTFTVTYSAMTEGGDAPTIVALKRAQVESVSFTPSGAVLQLGIEGTAMLGEVYLVQ
- the flgE gene encoding flagellar hook protein FlgE; translated protein: MSFSQGLSGLNAASQALDVVGNNIANSQTVGFKSGSIAFADVFAGSQVGMGVQVAGVNQNFSDGVLGMGNSELDMGIQGDGFFRLVNDAGNVFYSRNGQFKKDENGYIINNQGMFLTGYQATGTPPTIEQGAAVGPIQIPTEQMPARASDAGTMNGNLDSGSKTIDQTEYPFDPKDGNSYTQVTQVDAYDSLGNKHTINVYYVKTDDNEWKAYSTDTTSPGTPAWQETSLSFDTSGQLTTAPAKLNVQGEGYNGANGLNFDLDLAGMTQQASATEMKSPSTTGYAPGQMNGYTIGDNGEVIASYSNGQRQTVGQILLSNFTNPGGLSSEGNNCWSETPASGQPTIGISGSGSLGKLYGNRLEASNVDLSQEMVNMIVFQRNYQSNSQTIRTQSELLQTLVNIS
- a CDS encoding flagellar basal body rod protein FlgF — its product is MDHAIYTALGGANAALNRQAVTSNNLANATTNGFRAQISAYRAVPVNGPTVETRTLVVESTPGVDSTMGAINTTGRALDVALPQDGWLAVELPNGGEGYTRNGNIEVDSEGQLRVRGLPLMGDGGALTVPPQSALTIASDGTITALGAGDEPSSLALVGRIKLVTAEAKALVHGDDGLFHTPAGEVATLPADPDQQLMAGALESSNVSPVKSMVDMISTARNFDMHMKVISSVDNNERSANQLLSTG